In Trichoplusia ni isolate ovarian cell line Hi5 unplaced genomic scaffold, tn1 tig00001862, whole genome shotgun sequence, the following proteins share a genomic window:
- the LOC113507373 gene encoding mucin-22-like has translation MPVTRSEGKGRKVATQQKPSSEDTATTSGTGNSAETAIDSTATGTTATETTEYTSASVTTATTQSSATAATSGTAATSGATATAGTTAAAATATNAPTVSDSAATTLPAHAVKKTNMNPPRGGVTAGVNKNRTEASTVKRNRKDATGPHETGGPTSPRAPSKRGGGGGSTHSKKAQRIAKAKEELLRLQVELAAAKLAALETEDTEDEDEEGDVSITEVNEKVSNWLDTNKNTAEEDATPQQKTQQPAQPTPAGGPADFSQLAEAITFAVKAAQRPKFIELPIFSGAHQEWLPFRAAYYETASSYSPIENTNRLRRNLKGRAREAVEGCSSPVQLRKKL, from the coding sequence ATGCCCGTCACACGCTCCGAGGGAAAGGGCCGCAAGGTCGCAACACAACAGAAGCCATCATCCGAGGACACCGCTACGACCTCGGGGACCGGCAACAGCGCCGAGACTGCGATCGATTCTACAGCCACAGGGACTACCGCCACGGAAACTACAGAGTATACATCCGCCTCCGTGACGACAGCCACCACGCAGTCATCGGCAACCGCCGCGACCTCCGGCACCGCCGCCACCTCGGGCGCCACCGCGACCGCCGGCACCACCGCCGCGGCCGCAACAGCAACCAACGCGCCTACGGTCTCGGACTCCGCTGCTACCACGCTGCCCGCTCACGCCGTCAAGAAGACGAACATGAACCCCCCGCGGGGGGGGGTAACCGCCGGTGTCAACAAAAACAGAACAGAAGCATCTACAGTCAAGCGGAACAGGAAGGATGCAACCGGCCCACATGAAACAGGTGGACCGACCTCCCCGCGCGCCCCCAGCAAgagggggggaggggggggatCAACACACAGCAAGAAGGCGCAGCGGATAGCAAAGGCCAAAGAAGAACTCCTGCGCCTACAGGTCGAGCTCGCGGCGGCGAAGCTGGCCGCCTTGGAGACTGAAGACACAGAAGATGAAGATGAAGAAGGCGACGTCTCTATCACCGAGGTGAACGAGAAGGTGTCCAATTGGCTCGACACCAACAAGAACACAGCAGAGGAGGACGCGACGCCACAGCAGAAGACTCAGCAGCCCGCGCAGCCAACACCGGCGGGAGGTCCAGCGGACTTCTCGCAGCTGGCTGAAGCAATAACGTTCGCGGTCAAGGCCGCTCAGCGACCGAAGTTCATTGAACTTCCGATCTTCAGCGGTGCACATCAAGAATGGCTGCCCTTCCGCGCGGCCTACTATGAGACGGCGTCGTCGTACTCTCCTATAGAAAACACGAACAGGCTTAGAAGAAACCTCAAAGGAAGAGCCAGGGAAGCCGTGGAGGGCTGCTCATCACCAGTGCAGCTCCGGAAGAAGTTATGA